The following are encoded in a window of Methanofastidiosum sp. genomic DNA:
- a CDS encoding bifunctional precorrin-2 dehydrogenase/sirohydrochlorin ferrochelatase, translated as MYFPIILNTNKKVLIIGAGNVSLRKTKKLLEFTDKIKVVSLEFHKDFDNLNIEKLKMKINEENFPILLKEEICFVILSLNNKELNKNLCEICKNHNIMVNVVDNKDISDIIFPAVIERENLLLAISTKGECPYYSKKLKEELTEFIDSKEKEAKNLINARKKGEILEAYGRIKRG; from the coding sequence TTGTACTTCCCAATAATTCTTAATACAAATAAAAAAGTTTTAATTATCGGTGCAGGGAATGTATCCTTAAGAAAAACAAAAAAACTTCTGGAATTTACAGATAAAATAAAAGTTGTTTCATTAGAATTTCACAAAGACTTTGATAATTTAAATATAGAAAAATTAAAAATGAAGATAAACGAAGAAAATTTTCCTATTTTACTAAAAGAAGAAATATGTTTTGTTATACTATCATTAAATAACAAGGAACTGAATAAAAATCTTTGTGAAATATGCAAGAATCATAATATAATGGTAAATGTAGTTGATAATAAAGATATATCGGATATTATCTTTCCAGCAGTCATAGAAAGAGAAAATCTTCTCTTGGCAATATCAACCAAAGGCGAATGCCCATACTATTCCAAAAAACTTAAAGAAGAATTAACTGAATTTATCGATAGTAAGGAAAAGGAAGCAAAAAACTTAATTAATGCTAGAAAAAAAGGAGAAATCCTTGAGGC